In Pyricularia oryzae 70-15 chromosome 2, whole genome shotgun sequence, one genomic interval encodes:
- a CDS encoding nicotinamide mononucleotide adenylyl transferase has product MAATMSNATSPTPQFPPTTPGYTFPVDKLRTRQTQNERTPLVLVACGSFSPITYLHLRMFEMARDHCSLNTNFEVVGGYISPVSDAYKKAGLAPAHHRINMCKLSLASSSWIMVDEYETSVRNPTTNEPAYTPTAQVLAKLDHEINTVLGGIQSADDPNKRTRARICLLAGGDLVLTMSTPGLWAPSDLDVILGPKFGAFIVERSGTDTEEALASLQRYKDNIWVIPQVIQNDVSSTKIRLFLKKNLSIRYLIPDPVVRYIEEHGLFNGEFSGASSSKEAEPSPSTA; this is encoded by the exons ATGGCTGCCACAATGTCAAACGCAACCTCTCCCACGCCTCAGTTCCCGCCCACGACACCGGGATACACGTTTCCTGTCGACAAACTTCGGACTCGCCAGACGCAAAATGAAAGGACTCCTTTGGTGCTG GTGGCCTGCGGGTCGTTCTCG CCCATCACATACTTGCACTTAAGAAT GTTTGAAATGGCTC GTGACCACTGCAGCCTAAACACAAACTTTGAGGTTGTCGGCGGCTATATCAG CCCCGTGTCGGACGCATACAAGAAGGCTGGCCTCGCTCCGGCACACCACAGGATCAACATGTGCAAGCTGTCACTAGCATCAAGCTCTTGGATAATGGTCGACGAGTACGAGACATCGGTTCGGAACCCGACGACAAACGAGCCCGCCTACACTCCGACAGCCCAGGTCCTAGCCAAGCTGGACCACGAAATCAACACCGTTCTGGGTGGAATTCAGTCAGCAGATGACCCAAACAAGAGGACACGCGCACGCATCTGTCTGCTCGCCGGCGGTGACCTTGTGCTCACCATGTCAACACCGGGCCTCTGGGCTCCTAGCGATCTCGACGTAATTCTTGGACCCAAATTCGGCGCCTTCATCGTAGAGCGCTCGGGTACCGACACTGAAGAGGCACTTGCGAGTCTCCAGCGGTACAAGGACAACATCTGGGTAATTCCACAAGTCATTCAGAATGATGTCAGCTCAACCAAGATCCGCCTGTTCCTTAAGAAGAACCTCAGCATCCGTTACTTGATCCCAGACCCTGTTGTCAGGTACATAGAGGAGCATGGTCTGTTCAACGGCGAGTTTTCCGGCGCCAGCAGCTCTAAGGAGGCAGAACCAAGTCCTTCTACCGCTTAG
- a CDS encoding mannose-1-phosphate guanyltransferase encodes MKAIILVGGFGTRLRPLTLTLPKPLVEFANKPMILHQIEALSAAGVTDVVLAVNYRPEIMEKALAEYSKKFNINITFSVETEPLGTAGPLKLAEKTLLKDDTPFFVLNADVTCEYPFKQLADFHKAHGDEGTIVVTKVEEPSKYGVVVHKPNHPSRIDRFVEKPVQFVGNRINAGIYILNTSVLSRIELRPTSIEQETFPAMVRDAQLHSFDLEGFWMDVGQPKDFIAGTCLYLSSLAKRNSKLLTPTSEPFVHGGNVLIDPTAKIGANCRIGPNVTIGPNVVVGDGVRLQRCVLLRDSKVKDHAWIKSTIVGWNSTVGRWARLENVTVLGDDVTIGDEIYVNGGSILPHKSIKANVDVPAIIM; translated from the exons ATGAAGG CCATAATTCTCGTCGGCGGCTTCG GCACTCGCCTCCGCCCTCTT ACCCTGACTCTTCCCAAGCCCTTGGTCGAGTTCGCCAACAAGCCCATGATTCTGCACCAGATCGAGGCCTTGTCCGCTGCCGGTGTCACAGATGTCGTCCTCGCCGTCAACTACCGCCCTGAGATCATGGAGAAGGCTCTTGCTGAG TACTCTAAGAAATTCAACATCAACATTACCTTCTCCGTCGAGACGGAGCCCCTAGGCACCGCCGGTCCTTTGAAGCTGGCCGAGAAGACGCTTCTCAAGGATGACACTCCCTTCTTCGTCCTGAACGCCGATGTCACTTGCGAGTACCCGTTTAAGCAGCTGGCCGACTTCCACAAGGCACACGGTGACGAGGGCACCATCGTTGTCACCAAGGTCGAGGAGCCCTCCAAGTATGGTGTCGTCGTTCACAAGCCCAACCACCCGTCGCGTATTGACCGCTTCGTCGAGAAGCCGGTCCAGTTCGTTGGAAACCGCATCAACGCCGGTATCTACATTCTGAACACATCTGTTCTCTCGAGAATCGAGCTGCGCCCTACCTCGATTGAGCAGGAGACTTTCCCGGCCATGGTCCGCGATGCCCAGCTGCACTCTTTCGACCTCGAGGGATTCTGGATGGACGTTGGTCAGCCTAAGGACTTCATTGCTGGTACCTGTTTGTATCTCTCATCGCTCGCCAAGAGGAACAGCAAGCTTCTCACCCCAACATCTGAGCCCTTTGTCCACGGCGGCAATGTCTTGATAGACCCAACCGCAAAGATTGGCGCAAACTGCCGTATCGGGCCCAACGTTACCATTGGCCCCAACGTCGTGGTCGGCGATGGTGTCAGGCTTCAGCGCTGCGTACTCCTGCGTGACTCCAAGGTCAAGGACCACGCCTGGATCAAGAGCACCATCGTCGGCTGGAACAGCACAGTTGGCAGGTGGGCGCGCCTGGAGAACGTTACCGTCTTGGGTGATGATGTTACGATTGGCGACGAGATCTACGTCAACGGTGGCAGCATCCTGCCGCACAAGAGCATCAAGGCCAACGTCGATGTTCCCGCCATTATTATGTAA
- a CDS encoding glycerol-3-phosphate O-acyltransferase 1, producing the protein MATNGPATKIGAPMPDKDLEKKPMELYPMVSWKYDTLLWVMSIIADLFFREIHPRSSWKIPKHGPILFVAAPHANQFVDALVLQKTLKKEAGRRVSLLIAQKSIHGFIGWASRQVGCVPVGRAQDAARPATGTIYLPNPIYDPTLIRGVGTKFDIEAEVGGSLFLPSVKGQTGSHVEIAEIISPEELRIKRALKGKLPMEQLTGRDDVDQDGIFKNKEVRSRKEGYQGTKYKLAPHIDQSKVYEAVFQRLRSGGCVGIFPEGGSHDRTELLPLKPGVAIMALGAMANYPDVGVKIVPVGMNYFHAHKFRSRAVVEFGNAIEVDPELVHMYKNNQRREAIGTLLDTVHQGLSAVTVSTPDYDTLMLIQAARRLYNPTGKKLPLPVVVELNRRLAVGYERFKDDERVIKVRESVKKYNKNLRYLGIRDHQVQVTRMSWHRVVRIFLYRILQLAVFFVATFPGLVLFGPVFIVAKVISIKKARSALAASTVKIQGRDVMATWKLLVSMAFAPIMYHVYCSLLAWKVARDGLWGFVPAWIVSLPWFVLVASIWLIGWPTFISITFAALRFGEIGMDVFKSLRPLLLCMFPSSKYNMQKLQEQRAELSAEVTNLINTLGPEIFPDFAQSRLIKASMDQHGAPLSPTHTRQPDSPTLKRRSDSELSFTGQASPGTSLHHPTSSNGIQRRNTQSSRAIPRNESFSNIGKAGIFATRPPSRNRSRTSSMGGFNVQAFTALDSQEGFDEASRKIREAMRERGEMRRRRSEARGMMIGGSEDEEEDHDDENSSDGKKNA; encoded by the exons ATGGCTACCAACGGTCCGGCCACCAAGATAGGTGCGCCAATGCCAGACAAGGACCTCGAAAAGAAGCCCATGGAGTTATACCCAATGGTGTCCTGGAAGTACGATACTCTGCTATGGGTCATGTCGATTATTGCGGATCTGTTCTTCCGTGAGATACACCCACGAAGTTCTTGGAAGATACCAAAGCATGGTCCTATACTGTTTGTCGCGGCACCTCATGCGAATCAG TTCGTCGACGCTCTCGTACTACAAAAGACCCTCAAGAAAGAAGCCGGTCGCCGCGTGTCCCTCCTGATTGCGCAAAAGTCTATCCATGGCTTCATCGGCTGGGCCTCGCGCCAGGTCGGCTGTGTGCCGGTCGGTCGTGCTCAGGATGCCGCGAGGCCTGCCACTGGCACGATATACCTACCGAATCCCATATACGACCCTACACTGATCCGCGGCGTCGGGACAAAGTTCGATATTGAAGCCGAGGTCGGCGGCAGCCTCTTCCTGCCATCTGTCAAAGGGCAGACGGGCTCCCACGTAGAAATTGCTGAGATTATTAGCCCCGAAGAACTGCGCATCAAACGGGCGCTCAAGGGAAAGCTGCCGATGGAACAACTGACGGGCAGGGATGACGTTGATCAGGATGGCATCTTCAAGAACAAGGAGGTCAGGTCCAGAAAAGAGGGCTACCAAGGCACTAAGTACAAGCTTGCACCTCACATCGACCAGAGCAAAGTGTACGAGGCTGTGTTCCAGCGCCTGCGGTCCGGAGGCTGCGTGGGCATCTTCCCGGAAGGTGGCAGTCACGACCGTACCGAGTTGCTACCCCTCAAGCCCGGAGTGGCCATCATGGCTTTGGGTGCTATGGCTAATTACCCGGACGTTGGCGTCAAGATTGTGCCCGTGGGCATGAACTACTTTCACGCCCACAAATTCCGCTCTCGAGCCGTCGTCGAGTTTGGCAACGCTATCGAGGTCGACCCGGAGCTTGTGCACATGTACAAGAACAACCAGCGTCGTGAGGCCATTGGAACCCTGTTGGACAcggtccaccagggcctGTCGGCTGTCACTGTCTCGACGCCAGACTATGACACATTGATGCTGATCCAGGCCGCCAGGCGACTGTACAACCCTACTGGCAAGAAGCTGCCGTTACCAGTAGTGGTGGAGCTGAACCGTAGGTTGGCGGTCGGCTATGAACGTTTCAAGGACGACGAGCGTGTCATAAAGGTGCGTGAGAGCGTCAAGAAATACAACAAGAACCTTCGTTACCTGGGAATCCGTGACCACCAGGTCCAGGTGACAAGGATGTCCTGGCACCGAGTCGTTCGCATTTTCTTGTACCGCATCCTACAACTCGCAGTGTTTTTCGTCGCCACCTTTCCTGGTCTTGTCCTATTTGGCCCCGTCTTCATCGTTGCCAAGGTCATCAGCATCAAGAAGGCGCGGTCGGCGCTCGCAGCGTCAACCGTCAAGATCCAGGGTCGGGACGTCATGGCGACATGGAAGCTATTGGTCTCGATGGCGTTCGCGCCGATTATGTACCACGTGTACTGCTCCCTCCTAGCATGGAAGGTAGCCCGCGATGGTCTATGGGGATTCGTACCAGCCTGGATTGTCAGCCTCCCATGGTTCGTCCTTGTTGCCAGCATTTGGCTCATAGGCTGGCCGACCTTCATCTCCATCACGTTCGCAGCCCTCCGCTTTGGCGAAATCGGTATGGATGTGTTCAAATCACTGCGCCCGTTACTACTTTGCATGTTCCCCTCCTCCAAATACAACATGCAAAAGCTCCAGGAGCAACGCGCCGAGTTAAGTGCAGAGGTCACAAATCTCATCAACACCCTGGGCCCTGAAATCTTCCCCGACTTTGCCCAGAGTCGTCTCATCAAAGCTTCAATGGATCAGCACGGTGCGCCGCTCTCGCCTACCCATACGAGGCAGCCCGACTCGCCAACGCTCAAGCGCCGCTCGGACAGTGAGTTGTCGTTCACGGGCCAGGCTTCCCCAGGTACTTCCCTACACCACCCGACCAGCAGTAATGGTATCCAGCGCCGCAACACGCAGTCCAGTCGCGCCATTCCGCGCAACGAGTCCTTCAGCAACATTGGCAAGGCGGGCATCTTTGCCACGCGGCCACCGTCCCGCAACCGCTCGCGCACCAGCAGCATGGGCGGCTTCAACGTCCAAGCCTTCACAGCCCTTGACTCTCAGGAAGGGTTCGATGAGGCCAGTCGCAAGATCAGGGAGGCCATGCGCGAGCGTGGCGAGAtgaggcggaggaggagcgaGGCGAGGGGCATGATGATCGGGGGTAGCGAAGATGAGGAGGAAGATCACGATGACGAGAATTCAAGCGATGGAAAGAAAAATGCGTAG